The Brienomyrus brachyistius isolate T26 chromosome 7, BBRACH_0.4, whole genome shotgun sequence DNA segment TGCTCTTGAAATACTCTGCGTAATTACTTCATACAGAAAAGACACGATTAGTCCTCATTAAAGAGCCCAGAAATCACAGCTGCCCTCAGGCATCTGTGTTACCAACAGCGCCGTGCGGAGATCGCAGTGATAAGGTACATGATTAAATCCCACCCATTATTTGAGGTTTAAAGCCTGTTTTTTCATCTGTTTCCCCCCCGCTGGGATGTAACCATAGCCACATCTCTcaccctctctgtctctgggcCAGAGTAACTAACAAGGGCATGGCTTTGCAcagcagcgccacctgctggggactgaccctccaaattgcTCATGTAGCAATGAGCCACGGACAAACAGCCCCTACTTTGGCGCCATTTTCGCCTTCACCTGTTAACGAGGCATGAATACTTTTGCGTGGCTCCATGATTGGTtttcttgtcttttttttttctcgctcAATAAGCCATTTTCTTCATGCTGTCCTGTGGTGCATGTAAAACATTTAATTTTTCACTGCTTTCAGCATCAAAGTGGCAACGACGGGACGAGAATGCTGTCCCCCAGCTCATCAGGATGCAGGAGGGAGAGGATCTCATCATGCGTCAAACCGGTAGTGTCAGCAGAGCCTCTGCGATCACATGCTTTGCGTTTCCCGTGAGAAACTATAATCGTTTAGTTCTTCATTTGATGCACCCATTCAAAAAGCAAAAACAAGTCACAAGTTAAAGATATCAGGCAGATAGAAGAAAGGAGATTATGACCCTCAAGAAAATGTGTTTTGCAAGATAGGGCGTGGGAATGATATCTAGTGTATATTACACTGCATACATTtttaactgtttttgttaaaCTGTGAAGATAAAGGAAATAGATAAAGCAAGTGCAAAAAGAATTGAATCTACAATGAAACCTCAGCATCATCCTACAGTATATGTACCCTAAACATGTACAGTAGGGCCTGTAATTAGGGTTATTGACATAGTGTCGAAGACCAAGCTTAAGCTTAAATACATAAAATCTCAAACATTTTTAAACAGGGAAGGATTTTCAAACAAAACATTGAAATTTGGAAAATGGCCTTGGTTTACGGAGGAACACTCTGCTAGAATATCTGGCGGTTATTTCGAGTGCTGGCGGGGGTCTCATCTGTGCCACAGTCTTTGAGGGGGTGGCAGTGAAATGTCCCTCCCCAGGGCTGTGTGTTCAGGTCCCACTCCCCCTGGTTGACCCCTGTGTTGGTTCTAAACCTGCACTGGATAAGTtatagaaaatagatggatattACAATAGCATCCCATAGAGTAAATGTAGCTAAAATTGCTTTTCAGAGTACTTGGACATGGGATGAAAATAATAATGTTTATATACACTTCGATACAACTGAGTTGATAGATAATAGATAGAACTGAATTTCAGTGAAgtttaataattaaaacaaagatttaattttgaaacGTAGGAATTCTCTGCAGGAATGGGGCATGTGGTGATCACATGACTTGCTGAGCATTTTCAATGACTCACAGAAGATGCTGCCTTAGTGACGCTAAGCAAAGCTAACAGATCACTGCTGTGACACGACTGCGCTTATGGGGCTGACTGAGATCCAGACGGAGCATTTCTTCCATATAGGCAGGTAACCTGAGCTAATTAAATTCCTGGCAAAGCAATCCGAATGCTCCAAGAACATTCTCTGGTGCTGCTGCGTGGGTGGACAGGGGATGGGAATCATTACAGAGGAAGAAACCTGAAcgcaccccacacacatacgcaccgTCAGGTATACCTACCcctatggggaccgctcattcacttctatgggaaaaatgctaacgctaactatgacaaccttaacccccaccctgcctcaACCATAaccaaaaaaatggatatttatcacgttatggggacattgtgtccccttAAGGATAGATATAGCTgctcaccacacacacacacacacacacacacacacacacaaacactggtCATCTGGGCATCACCCCCATAGGCCAATGGGTTTGTGGACCAGCAACTGTGGGGGGACATTCCGTCAGCTCGACGAACTCCATTATCGTATCACGAAGGATGGTCCTGGGTGGAAATATCATCCTGGCAAAGCCATGCCCCGCAGGTGCGATGCTTCATTGCCCCCCCACAGTCACTCAGCTAAAGGCCTCCTTCATATAACGGAGGGTGGCTGGGAATTCAAAGGTGACACATTAGTcgcccagggttgccagctttggtcagctggctggtgtgagcTTTGCAATCCGCCACAAGtctgcgcacacatgcacacgcatttacatgcatgtaacagtgttaataccttgtaaatagtctgtagggttctCAGCTACGCCAATGCTTTTGATACAGCTAATttaaggtttataatggaatgataCAGCTAGATTTGCTGTAAAATtccttgcgtgagcgtgagattCAGAAAGCATGAGTCTCACACCAGACGCGTGAGAACTGGCAACCCCGATCGCCTACAGTAACGTTGGAGCCTGTTGCGGGCGGATGGCTCGGTCCGTCGTGAGCTGCAGCGGCAACGTGCATCTGCAGATGGGGCAcagagaagagagaagaaaacaGGCAAAGCATGAGGTGATTTATCAGCAGTCGGCAGAAGCTTCCCGGAGGAGCTTCGTGCAGGACAAATCATTTTAATTCTACATTGCGCAAGCTTTAATCGCACGACGCCCACAGGTCCAGGATGATAAATATTGAGGAAGAGTAGCTAGGAGGTCGTGGGTCAGATTCTAATGGCAATGGGGCCATGCTGGTTCAGGATGGCCAGCTATCTGCCCTCAGAGGTTCCAACATGACACTTTGTTTACAATCTGTGGTTTCAGGGAATACATCATAATTACCACCCAAAATGCCACCCGCTGGGGCTGGATATCAGATGTACTACTTAACTTCAGTTCTTAATACGAAGCAAAGTAAAACGGCATAGCCTCCAGCTCTTAGGGAGCGATAGCTGTGTGCTATCTGGCCtatttcagccaatcagaatcctCCGCTTCCTGTGTCGCCGTGCCGATGAGCAGACAGGGGAAGCTGAGTACCACCTGCAGGCACTGATTGGTAATTAGTTAGCGGCGTGTGCGGATCACGTGCCAGCTGCTAGATCTGCTTCTCCTGTCACTTAGTTAAGATTGTGCAGTCGCTTGCGGGAAGTCGGAGAGTCAGTGCACATGCAAATGGAAAGGTGGCTTTTCTTCTCTTTGTCTGGAtcgcgctggttctcctgagaaGGGAACAGGACGGTGGAGCTGTTCCCAAGCAGCCTGCAGAGCTGACAGAGCCCCGTGGGGAGGAGGGCCGCTGGCGACTGGAGGCTTCGTCTCCCGGCTGTGAGCTCAAGCCTGACAAAGGCAGGCGGACGGACACCCGGGGAAGATCCTTCATCTACACGCGGGTGCGGAGCGGCGCTGGGAGCCTCGGCAAACTGGCTCAGCATGGAGGAGTGGAGGAAAAGCCTTTGGACGAGCGATCAGACCTGCGTATGGGCAGAAACGCTACAAGAGACACGCGTAGCCTACCTGCGTCGCTCGATGGTGCGTCTGCATTTCCATTGCATGGTCAGGTCTGGTGCCTATTAGGCAGTATGCGACTGTCCATGTTTCACtacatccaggagtatctctgAAGAAAGGgaaacagtacccccccccccccccaccacacatgcCTCACAGGGTCATGTGctgtttttgttaaatttaacaTCTCAGCAATGCTGATGAATTCATAAGCCAATCGGCTCCTTTAGAGAGGGTGACAGCTGTGCTGTGCCTTAAATAAATAGGTAGGCAGTGACCCTTGAGACCCCCTTCTgacaaatccccccccctcctcgaGCATAAACGtggcagggggaaaaaaaaaatctatcagagtatttaatactattatgtCTGAAGCTGAGGCGGATTGCATTCGAGAGTCAAAGTGACCCCGGAGGCTAAGCCCTGTGCTGGGAACAGCCAGCGCTATAGACGGTGTAGCTGCCGAgacaggcagcaggagaggcttCTGGGATACATacatctgtcaaaaaaaaaggcTTCACAAGGGGTGAAAAGGCGACGGCGTAGGTGGCTGAGGACAAGCCCTGCGAATTAATTGACAGTCGCATGCTATTCTGTCGAAGAtgctacccatccatccatccatccatccatccatccaaccttccatccatccatccatccactttctgaaATTGCTTATCCTATTCTGGGTCGTGAGCAAAGATCCTACTGTTTTCAGATATTCcataacaaagtcctgattgtTCGGAGGTGATGACAATGACGTGTGATACTTAAGGCCTAATCACCTTATTTGTCGAACACGAGCTGCCGCTGATCCCTGTGAGACTGTAGCACCTCCGTGTCTCTCCACTTCCCCACCCCCAAGCTGCCTTACTCCCCGCACATAAACCTTTCTGCTCGTCACCCTGCTGACATCCAGACTGCGTCTCCATCTAATTGTTTTACGCTGCTAGCCTCCCATTTCAGGCAGCAGTCTAACGCAAAATAAGAAGGATGATTCATATAAATACGTCACCAGGTATCACAGAACTGGGTAATAATCACGGACAGACAGTATATAGTATGGACAAGTACTTACCCAATTTGTCTAATTGCAAGAACATGGGGAACACCAACTTTTAAGAGCATCTGTGGTTAATCAATTGCATCTAATGCTACTGATTATAAAGCTTTAAAAAGGTCGGGACATTTACGAGTCCCACCCTGGGCACCCATTATATTTAATGTTCTATCCTGCACAAGTTAAATATGCATGTAAAATATGCTGGAAAATAGATTACACAAGTGGAAAAAACATGAATGGGTATAAAATGGATGATTTGCAGAATTTAATTATAGAAATACGAGATGAAAGTAAAATCCAAATGGCGTAAAAGGCGTATAAATGCTTCTCCACTAAAAGCGCAGCCGTAATTTAAacaacccctccccccttaTTCCGCGTGGCGGGGGGGGAGTCTCCAGAGGGCCGTGCCGTGGAGTGCAAGGTGACTTTTACTAGAGCGAACGCAAGTGTGTCAGCCAGGACCAGGGGGCAGAGCAGAGTCGTCGACTCCCAATTAAGTATTTACACAGGCCTCAGCGCACCTTGCTGCCTGCACTTCCCCAGAACCACCTTCACCTTTACGTTTGTCACTGAACTCATTATTCACATGAGAAGTCTTCCATCCCCCCTTGAGATTTCGCAGCACTTCATGTTGCAGGCAGTTTCCATATTCTTTTGTGAATTTGCAAATGAAATAGTTTATAAAGTCTTTACTTTCGCAATGCAGAGACACTGCACTTTAGGTGACATCCCTACTAAATCGGCCACAGTTGCTCATGCGTAAGTATGTGCCATGTGATGAACTGGTATCCAGTGATGCCATTAGGGTGCTTTcgggtctccccccccccccccaatgccccTGCTGATATCTCATCTGAGATTTATCTCCTGCCTGCTGTATTACCCTGTATTACATTAAGTAGTTATAGATGGATTGTACAGTTTTACCATCATTTAAACTGAAACCAATAAGTATACATTTGCTATTGTTATATTTTTGAGTCTTGCCTCGGCTTCTTGGTCTCCATGGTGATTACATGTTTGCATTTTGCGTAGATCATCGCCGGTGTTGCCAACCagaaagacaaaaaataaacCCACCAAACTTAAAGACCTCTGAAAAGCACTGGACTCCTTATGGCTTGCTGAGGAGCTCTTCCCACTTGTAGATCTTACAGTCTCATGGTGCCAGAGCTGTCCGTTGTTTCATCCCCTCAGCAGAAAAGCCTCTGAATTATTCACCAGTCTGGATCAGACAGCATGTTTTTCTCTCCctctgcttttccactgcagagaTATTGATAAATGGGAATGGGAAATGAAACAAGGCCGAGGAAAAATGTAGAGGATTTCCAGCAGTCATAACTGCCTGATTGGACGAGTGGAGTTTTTAATCTGGTGGCTCTTTCCCCTGCCAGTGGTCACCTGCTCTTCCATCTTCCTCAGACGTATCTCTCTGTTCTGATTTCTCCTTAGAAAATGCTTCTAATCAGACTGGCTGTGCCCAAAGCCTGAAATGTTTAAGTTTTCTGTGTTTGGCTGTTTTGATGCGCTTTGCTGGTAGGATAGACATTGTGTTGACCAGGCAGACCCCTCAAAGGATGAAGCTAAACTTGAATAAGGATGCATGCTATAGTGCAATCCTCTAGCTACAGCTGACAATTTCATCTACATTGAGATTAGGTTCTTGGTACAATCGTACCTCAGGGCATTTCACCCAACAACCTTTTGAGTTGATGCTCATAGGTTGTTGGGTCAAATCCCCAGAGCTACGGCTGTGCCCTTAATCGCTTTGCTAACAGTGACCTGGCATGTTGTCGGCGCATTTCTGAAACTATCTAAGCAGCTAGATCCTTGTGTACATACTGTACACTGCCCGGCCAAAACAAAAGTTGCCAGTTGAATTTTTCGTTGGACCacctttagctttgattatggtGCACATCTGTCATGCCATTGTTTCCACaggcttatgcaacatctcaccctttattctcatccagatttgcattcatcTCTCACCGAGATCCAGTATTGACAAGTGAGTTGAACCACCCTTCAGCGCATCCCAAAAGACCTTCAATGACGTTAAGGTCAGAACtctgtgaaaatgattcctaaTGCTCCCTGGACCGTTTCTTTAACAAATCGaacccaatgaatcttggcatcCTTGCCCTGGAATATGCTCATGCCAACAGGGAAGAATGgttgatgatggatggaggtgtaacctgaccagtagattcaggtacgCAACTGATTTCACTAtattgctgcataacgttgctgagctgtaataatgatccagtcattggctctaaaaTATTTGCTAATATAGATTCAAATGGCGACGTTTTTTTTGGCCGGACAGTGTGTAATAAAATGACTCATCGGTTTCATTTGTATAGATTAATTAACCTCGCCCAGCCTGTCTGGCATGGTGAAGATGATGGTTACAGTGATTCACAGGTAACACTGCTAATGGATTCACAAGGGTACATTGCGTATAGGGGGCGACGTGGATGGAAGGTTGGGTGGTGGTGAAAGAGGACTATGTAACACGCAGGAGAGTGGCGTAGCTGTAGGAGGCTCCGTCCTGTTGGATTCAGATCAAATTTGCACCCAAGACATTAATGATCATTTGCGTAAAGTGATTTTATGTCTGCAACTCAAATGGAACCGTAATTTGGTCAGGGGTCAGTTTCAGAGGTAAACAGCAATGGTCTGCTTCCTGTTTGACAGCTCTGATCTTGTGATCAGTCACTTCTTGAATCTACAGAAGTCACTATTTTGCTTGACGACAGCATCAGCACATTGTAAAAACGTTCCTGTTTACATTCTCCGCAAGTTTTTCCACTTGCTGAGCCTTAAATAACAGACCCTGTAGTATGTTAAGGGAGAGATGTAAACGACTCTGCAAATTGCCAGGACAGGTTTTGGCCCAGTTGTCCAGTCTGCAGGGCACATTGTGTTGAGATAAATGCTAATGGATCCTATGCTGGATGCTGTTTATGCCACATGTCCTTATTTGGATGGTTTGACGCCAGTTACAGTTTGGGGTGAGGTGTTCCCTGAGGCCACTGACGCCAGTTACAGTTTGGGGTGAGGTGTTCCCTGAGGCCACTGACGCCAGTTACAGTTTGGGGTGAGGTGTTCCCTGAGGCCACTGACGCCAGTTACAGTTTGGGGTGAGGTGTTCCCTGAGGCCACTGACGCCAGTTACAGTTTGGGGTGAGGTGTTCCCTGAGGCCACTGACGCCAGTTACAGTTTGGGGTGAGGTGTTCCCTGAGGCCACTGACGCCAGTTACAGTTTGGGGTGAGGTGTTCCCTGAGGCCACTGACGCCAGTTACAGTTTGGGGTGAGGTGTTCCCTGAAGCCACTGACGCCAGTCCCAGTATGTAAAGCAGGACTAGCTCTTACTGTATGCAGAATAGGCAGCTgccaagcccccccaccccacctgcaTTGCAGAGGATGTGAAATGTGAAATTTCTTTGTAGGGGGACCAAGATttagttgagtcctctgtgactgtgactctttatgctgaactggctggttgaaacaacatCACGGTCTGGACTTTAACTTTCTGGATCAGAACCCTTCACCTTCGCATCATGTCCGGCTTATGACTcccgccaacccccccccccccccccaccccaccccgagGTTTCAGTTAAATTCTGCTGAGAATGAGCTCTCATCATGCAAAGATAACCACTTATACTAGCTGCTAGTCATCAGTTAGTCATTAAACTTACAGCTTAAGTGTCCTTTtcggtaagaaaaaaaaacccgaTTCTGTTTTACTGTTGCGGAGATTTACAGCATCGGGACTGAGAATAAATGAAGCAGAGCggctttatgtcctgtaaagGGTGTAACATCAGCCGGCGGCCTAAGGCTGCCTCGCAAGCGACAAGTCAGGCTCCTTTATCTGTGTCTTTTTTTAGGGTTTTTCTGGGAGATTTTTTTAGGGTAATACACTTATCCTTGAAATATATGGAAAGGTTAAATTCAGAGGGACTCATCGCTTGTTCTTAGACACCTTTGGTTTTAATGGAATTACATTCTTGGCCAATTACTGGAGTATAATTTCGTAAATGATACCTAATTTCATTCTATTTGCGAGCAGATCTTGTTTTTCATTGGAGTGCCTCTCAAAGCGTTGCTCGAGGACCCTCTCTTCCTTGGTAGGGAATATAATATCCTTTTCATACCGGCAGGGACGTGTCTTAGCCTTGAGCTGTTGACAAAATCATCTTTCAATAAAACACCTTTGGTACGCAAATATGGATCCGCAGTCTTGCTTAATGGACACCAGAAATCTGTGCTGACcctgccccccacacacacgatCATGAAACACATTTCATCTCGACGCCGCACCAGCAACCTCTGCCTGCATATTTGTTAAGTCGGCTTTCTATCCTGCAACGTAAGTCTCTTATCCTGGGGAGAATTATGGCATATTTTGCCGCCGCCTCCCTGTTCCCCATCCTCGACGTGGAGCTGAAATCGGCAATCGGCATCGGACCTGAGAGCAAATCACTGGTCGCGGCCAGGGAACTGTGTTTGTTTGAATGAAAGGAGAGAGCTATTTATAAAAATCAATCAGATGTTTCTAAGACAGCGCCAGTCGCTTGTCACTCAGGGAAGCAGCTCTGTCTTTTGTGGAAATGCATTTAATTATAGCTGCGTTTTATTAGGAAACTCAGGTAAGCGTGATGAGATGTGGCGTTGGATGGTTCATCCCACTGGAAGCCTCCTCTGCAGGAGATCTGGTGTCCTGTGGGAACTCTTTGATTCTCCTTTCCGGatacccccctcacccccaatTGAAGCAGTTGAATGGGGGGCTGGGCTGACTTCAGGTCGCCCCAATGGAAGACCGAGGTAGGGGGGAACAGAGGAATCGATCAAATCGTGCACATCCAACCTTGTACAGTAACAAtgcaattaataaaataaaataaaaatgtatattgctctaattgttttaataaaaataacagttagtccttttttattttgttggggggaggggtgccaTACCAGCTACAACCACCACTGGCAACCATTGGAAGTGATATGAACCAAGCACATATGAGGAACTGAGATTTCTTATAAGCAAAAAGCTGTCATACGCGAGACCTTGTACACTTCAAGCAGGTACTTTTTCACTAATTacttaatatataatataaaacttTCTGCTAACTCAAGCATTGAATATAATCTGCTTGTTTTCTTCCACCAGTATTGTCTGTTTAAGGTAAGGTTACATCATTAATACCCAAAAATAGGTTTTGAGGTTTTACATAGCGGGTGTCATTTCAGGCCAGGACATTTCAGGCCAAGTGTGTTATCATACTGAACCAGTGCACACGTTTAAAATCAGCTGTCCCAGTTCATGTCCTATTCAACAAGCAGGTCTTGCGGAAGCAAACCGTACCAACATCTGtaattacgtttttttttttgttctttacgAAATTCAGCATGTGGTATAAACAGAAGATACGGAGTAACACACACACTGGGCAAAAATATTACCATTTTTTTTGCCGCCCAATTGTGCTAAACGTACCTTCACCTGAATTTCTTGGTGCTGTTATGCTTCCTGTTACTGTATGTTCCCCCTTCGTGACATTGAAAAGAATGTATTATTAACACATTAAACTTCTTAAGATCGGTGTATGACATTTGAAAGCGGCATTATCACTTGCAATTGTGAAACTCATAGGAAACTACTTTCACAGAAGAGgatgctgtgattggctggatcAGCAGTGAGACCACGGTCATCTTCGTGAGTCACGCTTACATACTGGAGGAAAGGGGAAGTGTCCAGGCAAATTCACTTCAAGGAGAATCAAAGGAGGCGCTGGGGACTATTGTCTTCCATGACACCTCCTTGACCTTAGAGGTAAGGCTTCTACCAGCTGGGAATCCTCCGCTATATTGCATTTCCTTACCTTTGAACATCTGGCCTTCTTATTTTCTGAGGTAAACAGTCAACATGATGCGTATGTGCGGGAAACCGCAGTGCAATGTTGCAAAATTGTAACTGCCAACAGAAAAACCTCAAAAGGCAATTTGGCATTTAAAATATACACGGACCTCGACCTTCACCCAAATGGAAGGAATTATGGAAATGTGTCATTTTACGTCAAATTACTCTTCAAATGCCATTGAGGAACATTTAATAATTTTCAGCCTTTATTCTCTTCACAGCAGTAGCAAAAAGGGAAAAATTAATTCTCAGCTACCATGGAGTTCACTGACAGCAGTGTCTATGAGGACTACAACGAGACAGGGGATGCTCCCCCGGAGGCAGGATCGCTGTCCCTGGATTCCATGGGTCTCCCCTCTGGTCTCTCAGTAGCCCTCATGGCCGTCAATGTCGGCATCTGCCTGCTGGGGCTCTGTGGAAACGGCCTGGTCATTTGGATATCCGGGTTCAGGATGAAGAGGACCGTCAACACCACCTGGTACCTCAGTCTGGCGGTGTCCGATTTTATTTACTGCTCCTTCCTTCCCTTCAACATTGCCACCATGGCCGACGTGGGCTGGCCCTTTGGGCTTCTCATGTGTAAGCTCGCATCTCTGGTTCTTCTCCTCAACATGTTCAGCAGCATCTTCCTTCTGGTCCTGGTCAGCGTTGACCGCTGCCTGACCGTGGCCTTCCCGGTCTGGTCCCTCAACCACCGTACCCCGAGGAAAGCTTCCATCTCCGTCCTCGTAGCTTGGGCCGCCTCTGCTGCCCTGAGCATACCGGCTCTGGCTTTCCGCCAGGTGAAAGCCAACGGGAGTGTCACGGTGTGTTACACCGATTATGGTGGCAGCCAAGGCATCGTAGCCCTGAGCCGCTTTCTGTGCGGGTTCGTCGTGCCGTTTCTGGTCATCGTCACCTGCTACTCCTTCATAATCAAGAAGCTCTGGAGCAAACGGGCAGCAAAGTCTTCCAAACCCTTCCGGGTCATGTCGGCGCTCATCCTGGCATTTTTCCTCTGCTGGTTCCCCTACCACCTCTTTGTGCTCCTCCAGCTGGACCGTGGAAACTTCAGCTACAGGGtcatcaaaacgggc contains these protein-coding regions:
- the LOC125746877 gene encoding chemerin-like receptor 1 is translated as MEFTDSSVYEDYNETGDAPPEAGSLSLDSMGLPSGLSVALMAVNVGICLLGLCGNGLVIWISGFRMKRTVNTTWYLSLAVSDFIYCSFLPFNIATMADVGWPFGLLMCKLASLVLLLNMFSSIFLLVLVSVDRCLTVAFPVWSLNHRTPRKASISVLVAWAASAALSIPALAFRQVKANGSVTVCYTDYGGSQGIVALSRFLCGFVVPFLVIVTCYSFIIKKLWSKRAAKSSKPFRVMSALILAFFLCWFPYHLFVLLQLDRGNFSYRVIKTGLMVGSTIASANSFLNPILYVLVGHDFRKKLKSSLLLQMEDAIREESQTHSRTLSRHTSVPEGQARVIRDRLS